One window of the Zea mays cultivar B73 chromosome 3, Zm-B73-REFERENCE-NAM-5.0, whole genome shotgun sequence genome contains the following:
- the LOC100282713 gene encoding Polyadenylate-binding protein-interacting protein 9-like: MAAAVAEGSASSAAKEVEYQAGVQKLVDLLSNLNPAAKEFVPSAAASPPKKALSADAPVFDYHSIGGGNGATDAAFYVGFGHQPRTRGNGYINQGRRRTNGRVRRADREDSIRRTVYVSELDHTVTEERLADIFTTCGQVVDCRICGDPHSVLRFAFIEFSDEEGARTALNLGGTIFGFYPVRVLPSKTAILPVNPKFLPRTDDEKEMVMRTVYCTNIDKMVTQLDVKKFFEELCGEVSRLRLLGDNVHSTRIAFVEFVHAEGAIMALNCSGMILGTLPVRVSPSKTPVKPRVNRVGSN; the protein is encoded by the exons atggcggcggcggtggcagagGGATCGGCTTCTTCGGCGGCGAAGGAGGTGGAGTACCAGGCGGGCGTGCAGAAGCTGGTGGACCTGCTGTCCAACCTCAACCCGGCCGCCAAGGAGTTCGTCCCCTCCGCGGCCGCGTCTCCGCCCAAGAAGGCGCTGTCGGCGGATGCGCCGGTGTTCGATTACCACTCCATCGGAGGCGGGAATGGGGCCACCGACGCTGCGTTTTACGTTGGGTTTGGGCACCAGCCGCGCACG AGGGGGAATGGATACATCAACCAAGGAAGGAGGAGGACAAATGGTAGAGTGAGGCGGGCAGACAGAGAGGACAGCATTAGGCGAACTGTTTATGTCTCTGAACTTGACCATACT GTGACAGAGGAGAGActtgctgatatctttaccacctGTGGGCAA GTTGTTGATTGCAGAATTTGTGGTGATCCCCACTCAGTTCTTAGGTTTGCATTCATTGAGTTCTCTGATGAAG AGGGCGCCAGAACTGCGCTTAACCTGGGAGGCACAATTTTTGGTTTCTACCCTGTTAGAGTTTTGCCGTCAAAGACAGCTATCTTACCTGTTAATCCAAAGTTTCTTCCCAGG ACGGATGACGAGAAGGAAATGGTCATGCGAACTGTCTATTGTACAAACATAGATAAGATG GTTACTCAGTTAGATGTAAAGAAATTCTTTGAAGAACTTTGCGGTGAG GTCTCTCGGTTGAGGCTTCTAGGGGATAATGTACATTCCACAAGGATTGCTTTTGTTGAATTTGTCCAT GCTGAGGGTGCCATCATGGCTCTGAATTGCAGCGGGATGATTTTGGGAACACTGCCTGTCAG GGTGAGCCCTTCCAAGACTCCGGTGAAGCCCCGTGTAAATCGAGTGGgatctaactga